In one Vibrio sp. CB1-14 genomic region, the following are encoded:
- a CDS encoding heme ABC transporter ATP-binding protein — MSLESHLVEDSLLESSHPGKNPVKNRLNDIAISARGLKMRFGNRVILDDVDIDLYSGQVTTLLGPNGAGKSTLLKLLCGETPSSFDIRYFGKPRTQWPAQRLSKHLALLPQHSTLSFPFLASEVVELGAIPLEICNHATQSLAKRYMGTADVEHLAKRLYPSLSGGEKQRVHLARVLTQLHQSGDQKILMLDEPTSALDLAHQHNTLAIARELADTQNAALVVVLHDLNLASQYSDRLIVLDNGKIVADDAPWQALTSDLIEEVYGYHSMVTKHPKHNFPLVLPQ, encoded by the coding sequence ATGAGTCTTGAAAGCCATCTTGTTGAAGACAGTCTCCTTGAAAGCAGTCACCCTGGAAAAAATCCCGTTAAAAACCGTCTCAATGACATCGCTATCTCAGCGCGTGGTCTTAAGATGCGATTTGGGAATAGAGTGATATTGGATGATGTCGATATTGACCTTTACTCTGGGCAAGTCACCACATTGCTTGGCCCTAATGGAGCAGGTAAAAGCACCCTACTTAAACTTCTATGTGGAGAAACACCTTCAAGTTTTGACATTCGCTACTTCGGTAAACCAAGAACCCAATGGCCAGCACAGCGGCTCTCAAAGCACCTGGCACTATTGCCACAACACAGTACTTTGTCGTTTCCATTTCTGGCATCTGAAGTTGTTGAGCTTGGCGCTATTCCATTGGAGATCTGCAACCACGCAACACAATCACTCGCTAAGCGCTATATGGGTACAGCAGACGTAGAGCATTTAGCAAAGCGCCTTTACCCTTCGCTCTCTGGAGGAGAAAAGCAACGTGTGCACCTCGCTAGAGTATTGACACAGTTACATCAATCAGGTGATCAAAAGATACTTATGTTAGACGAGCCTACTTCAGCATTAGATCTCGCTCATCAACACAACACCTTGGCAATCGCCAGAGAGCTAGCCGATACGCAAAATGCAGCTCTAGTGGTTGTACTTCATGATCTTAACCTCGCGTCTCAATATTCAGATAGATTGATCGTCCTAGATAATGGAAAGATCGTCGCGGATGATGCCCCTTGGCAAGCGCTCACCAGTGACTTGATTGAAGAGGTATATGGCTACCACTCTATGGTGACCAAACATCCGAAACATAACTTTCCGCTAGTCTTACCTCAATAG
- a CDS encoding TetR/AcrR family transcriptional regulator produces the protein MPKRSKEDTEITIQKIMEAVVDQIIRLGYDKMSYTTLSQQTGISRTGISHHFPKKTDFTAALDGRIFKMFVEHLEFEKGIDGFTVSWINSLKNHEFLAILKLLFHHIVTSENSHEFASKGIDRLYKLVETQYGEGSDKELEWLIGRSLIQLTK, from the coding sequence ATGCCAAAGCGTAGTAAAGAAGATACTGAGATTACGATCCAGAAAATCATGGAAGCGGTCGTTGATCAGATCATTCGTCTTGGTTATGACAAAATGTCGTATACCACATTAAGCCAGCAGACAGGTATATCAAGAACCGGAATTAGTCACCATTTTCCAAAGAAGACGGATTTTACCGCCGCACTAGATGGACGTATCTTCAAAATGTTCGTTGAACATCTGGAGTTTGAAAAAGGCATTGATGGATTCACAGTAAGTTGGATTAATTCTCTTAAGAATCATGAGTTTTTAGCTATTCTTAAACTTCTGTTCCACCACATTGTCACTTCAGAAAACTCACACGAGTTTGCCTCTAAGGGGATTGACCGCCTTTATAAGCTGGTTGAGACGCAGTACGGTGAAGGTAGTGACAAGGAACTAGAATGGCTTATCGGCCGTTCATTGATCCAATTGACTAAGTAG
- a CDS encoding YfcZ/YiiS family protein translates to MSNTYEEPTVCDACGVAGEMGFIIKEGDDVAEVQLFGESQVQLQAEIQKYIDLAKTVSENVEFEISELGEESKELTARFKFEVSAEKLIFELKTRSLAR, encoded by the coding sequence ATGTCAAACACCTATGAAGAACCAACCGTATGTGACGCTTGTGGCGTTGCTGGAGAAATGGGATTCATCATCAAGGAAGGCGATGACGTCGCAGAAGTACAATTATTCGGCGAATCGCAAGTTCAGCTACAAGCAGAAATTCAAAAATACATCGATTTGGCAAAGACTGTGTCAGAGAACGTTGAATTTGAAATTTCTGAGCTTGGTGAAGAGAGCAAAGAGCTTACAGCTCGTTTCAAGTTTGAAGTGAGTGCAGAGAAGCTGATTTTTGAACTAAAAACGCGCTCTCTAGCGCGCTAA
- a CDS encoding YnjH family protein, translating to MEKTISQWKSTRVVMLAIVGALVASTVSAKVITTPGSDVGAAVLLSDSKLGKRVCYYNDKAYSLGAVINVEGVVLQCVAEQDFEMNGQLKWKALKSEQ from the coding sequence ATGGAAAAAACAATTTCACAATGGAAATCCACACGCGTTGTGATGCTCGCCATTGTTGGCGCGCTGGTGGCGTCGACAGTATCGGCGAAAGTCATTACCACGCCTGGTTCGGATGTCGGTGCTGCGGTACTACTGTCAGATTCTAAGTTAGGTAAACGGGTTTGTTATTACAATGATAAGGCTTACTCATTAGGGGCGGTAATCAATGTTGAAGGAGTGGTTCTTCAATGTGTGGCTGAGCAAGATTTTGAGATGAATGGACAGCTCAAGTGGAAGGCATTAAAAAGCGAGCAATAA
- a CDS encoding SgrR family transcriptional regulator, whose product MINKRKLELYENLFRHLGPGAHTITVSAIGETMNCSERHARTLLKQMSERGWLCWKPARGRGLKGSLTCLLEPLQACYNEVDIATEQGKYDVAHKLIGFNDRNVASALKQYLTHATIESENTVHAPFHRKLSWLHPHYAMERTERHLIHEVFQTLVTSSEKKFTGELAHSWNHCQYYRSWTFYLRTGVVFHDQTPLSAFDVVDVVESLQALATSPYWSRLYDHIDSSVQTPPIK is encoded by the coding sequence ATGATTAACAAACGTAAACTTGAGCTCTACGAAAACCTATTTAGACATCTAGGGCCTGGCGCTCACACTATCACCGTCTCTGCGATTGGGGAGACAATGAACTGCAGCGAGCGACATGCTCGAACACTACTCAAGCAGATGTCGGAGCGCGGCTGGCTTTGCTGGAAGCCAGCTCGAGGCCGAGGCTTGAAAGGTAGTCTTACCTGCCTGCTTGAGCCACTTCAAGCCTGCTATAACGAAGTCGATATCGCAACTGAACAAGGCAAGTACGATGTTGCTCATAAGCTCATCGGCTTCAACGATCGTAATGTTGCTAGTGCGCTGAAGCAGTATCTCACTCACGCAACCATCGAAAGCGAGAATACGGTGCATGCGCCATTTCATCGCAAGCTCAGCTGGTTACATCCTCACTATGCGATGGAGAGAACCGAGCGGCATTTAATCCATGAAGTATTTCAAACCTTGGTGACCTCAAGTGAGAAAAAATTTACTGGTGAGTTAGCACACAGTTGGAACCATTGCCAATACTATCGCAGTTGGACATTTTACCTGCGTACTGGCGTTGTTTTTCATGATCAAACGCCACTCAGCGCGTTCGACGTGGTCGACGTGGTCGAAAGCCTTCAAGCTCTGGCAACCTCTCCCTATTGGAGTCGTCTGTATGATCACATCGACTCTTCAGTGCAAACTCCCCCTATCAAATAA
- a CDS encoding LysR family transcriptional regulator — translation MRADDLILFYQVVETGAFSRVAEQNNLTNSVVSKRIARLEEELGVQLLYRTTRKLTLTEAGKALVHGAKNVKQATQEAMESVSGFGENVSGHIKMSVPTISGDLILADAVAEFCNMHPGLSVDMSLDNRFVDLVDGGYDLVIRTGYLEDSSLIARHILDSQWVVCASPSYIAKNRKPLEPEDLTEHNCLQYAYQTTGASEWEFKGSKGNYIVRVSGSFSTDNATALRKAALGGHGIAYVPRCLVYHDIRNGQLVDIFPDQVGKRLGIYAVYPFTRQPPNKVRLLIEHIRTRYLAISHYF, via the coding sequence ATGCGTGCAGACGATTTGATCCTGTTTTATCAGGTAGTAGAAACTGGGGCGTTCAGTCGTGTTGCTGAGCAAAATAACCTTACAAATTCAGTAGTTAGCAAACGAATTGCAAGGCTTGAGGAAGAGTTAGGGGTTCAATTATTATATCGAACAACGCGCAAATTAACGCTAACTGAAGCAGGTAAGGCGCTAGTCCACGGCGCTAAAAATGTGAAGCAAGCCACCCAAGAAGCAATGGAATCGGTGTCGGGATTTGGTGAAAACGTCAGTGGTCACATCAAAATGTCGGTACCAACCATCTCGGGAGACCTCATTTTGGCCGATGCTGTGGCTGAGTTTTGCAATATGCATCCGGGTCTTTCGGTCGATATGTCATTGGACAACCGCTTTGTCGATCTTGTTGATGGCGGATATGACTTAGTCATCCGTACCGGCTATTTGGAAGACTCAAGTCTGATTGCGCGCCATATTCTGGACTCCCAGTGGGTGGTGTGCGCATCTCCATCTTATATTGCGAAAAACCGCAAGCCACTAGAGCCTGAGGATCTGACTGAGCATAACTGTTTACAATACGCCTATCAGACGACGGGGGCGTCGGAGTGGGAGTTCAAAGGAAGCAAAGGCAACTATATCGTACGCGTGTCAGGCTCTTTCTCTACCGATAATGCGACTGCACTTCGCAAGGCTGCTCTGGGAGGACATGGTATCGCTTATGTACCAAGATGTTTGGTATATCACGATATACGCAATGGCCAGCTGGTGGATATTTTCCCGGATCAAGTGGGCAAGAGGCTGGGTATTTACGCTGTCTATCCATTTACCCGTCAGCCTCCAAATAAAGTGAGATTGCTAATCGAGCATATTCGTACACGCTACCTTGCGATTTCGCACTACTTTTAA
- a CDS encoding L-lactate permease, translating into MSETLLALVAFSPILVAAILLVGLNWPAKKAMPVAFGLTVVIALFTWDMSVTRVLASIFQGFGITVAILWIVFGAIFLLNTLKHTGAITTIRNGFTDISPDRRVQAIIIAWCFGSFIEGASGFGTPAAIAAPLLVAIGFPALAAVLMGMMIQSTPVSFGAVGTPIIVGVNKGLDTHNISESLVSQGASWDLYLQQITANVAIIHACVGTLMPVLMAMMLTRFFGKNRSWTEGLDILPFALFAGVAFTVPYALTGVLLGPEFPSLIGGLVGLAIVVSAAKRGFLVPKSKWDFESENKWPAEWLGSLKMDLKQNAGKPMSMTVAWLPYVLLAVILVASRVSSEFKGFLTSVSLSFGNILGETGISTAIQPLYLPGGILVFVAILAVIIQSRSAKPLVEAFGESSKTLIGAGFVLVFTIPMVRIFINSGVNGADLASMPVTTANFASALVGEAFPALSATIGALGAFIAGSNTVSNMMFSQFQFEVAQTLTISTTAVIALQAVGAAAGNMIAIHNVVAASATVGLLGREGLTLRKTIIPTFYYLVVTGLIGLAMVYGFHVTDALIN; encoded by the coding sequence ATGTCTGAAACTTTACTTGCCCTTGTTGCCTTTTCTCCCATTTTGGTTGCAGCCATACTTCTGGTGGGATTGAATTGGCCAGCCAAAAAAGCCATGCCTGTTGCGTTTGGCCTAACCGTAGTCATCGCCCTATTCACTTGGGACATGTCCGTTACCCGTGTTTTAGCGTCCATTTTCCAAGGATTCGGCATCACCGTTGCCATACTTTGGATTGTGTTTGGCGCCATCTTCTTGCTCAACACACTGAAACACACTGGCGCTATTACAACGATTCGTAATGGCTTTACCGATATTTCACCTGACCGCCGCGTTCAAGCCATCATCATCGCTTGGTGTTTCGGGTCTTTCATCGAAGGCGCATCCGGCTTTGGCACGCCTGCAGCGATAGCAGCACCTCTGCTAGTTGCGATTGGCTTTCCTGCCCTAGCCGCGGTTTTGATGGGTATGATGATTCAATCAACCCCGGTCTCTTTTGGCGCGGTTGGCACTCCAATCATCGTTGGTGTAAACAAGGGTTTAGATACGCATAACATCAGCGAATCATTGGTTTCCCAAGGTGCGTCGTGGGATCTCTACCTACAGCAAATCACCGCTAACGTTGCCATTATTCATGCCTGTGTGGGTACGCTGATGCCGGTACTTATGGCGATGATGCTGACTCGCTTTTTTGGTAAAAACCGCAGTTGGACTGAAGGTCTAGATATCCTTCCTTTCGCACTCTTTGCTGGTGTTGCATTTACCGTTCCCTACGCACTAACAGGCGTGCTACTGGGTCCTGAGTTCCCTTCACTGATTGGTGGTCTGGTTGGCCTTGCGATCGTCGTCAGCGCAGCCAAACGTGGTTTTCTCGTTCCCAAATCAAAGTGGGACTTTGAAAGCGAAAATAAGTGGCCAGCAGAATGGCTTGGCTCGCTAAAAATGGATCTTAAGCAAAATGCCGGCAAACCGATGTCAATGACAGTGGCATGGCTACCCTATGTTTTACTGGCCGTTATCCTTGTCGCAAGCCGAGTAAGCAGCGAGTTCAAGGGTTTCCTAACCAGTGTAAGCCTGTCATTCGGTAATATTCTTGGAGAGACGGGTATTAGTACGGCCATTCAGCCCCTTTATCTGCCAGGAGGGATTTTAGTCTTCGTTGCTATCCTTGCGGTCATCATTCAATCGCGCTCTGCAAAACCATTAGTCGAAGCGTTTGGTGAATCGAGTAAGACACTGATTGGTGCAGGCTTTGTTCTCGTGTTCACCATTCCTATGGTTCGTATCTTTATTAACTCCGGTGTTAACGGCGCTGATCTCGCAAGCATGCCAGTAACCACAGCGAATTTTGCTTCCGCTCTAGTTGGTGAAGCCTTCCCAGCCTTGAGTGCGACCATTGGCGCGCTCGGTGCCTTTATCGCAGGCTCTAACACTGTCTCGAACATGATGTTTAGTCAGTTCCAATTTGAAGTGGCTCAGACACTGACTATTTCAACGACCGCTGTGATTGCCTTACAAGCCGTTGGCGCTGCTGCGGGTAACATGATTGCTATTCACAACGTCGTCGCAGCCTCTGCCACGGTGGGACTACTCGGCCGTGAAGGTCTGACGTTGCGAAAAACCATTATCCCTACGTTCTACTACCTAGTTGTCACTGGCCTTATCGGACTGGCAATGGTGTACGGTTTTCATGTGACCGATGCACTCATAAACTGA
- a CDS encoding (Fe-S)-binding protein produces MRIYPSKPSKVYFYATCLVDVFDPKAGLDAMTLLEQQGIEVEFVEKQTCCGQPAYTSGYESEAKQVAKSQMDLFPEEYPIIVLSGSCGGMMHHHYRRLFKGDNNQAQVDKFCDRVFELTEFLVNVCRVKLDDKGQPTSVVIHTSCAARREMNVHVTATELLSQLSNVELRMQDYESECCGFGGSFSVRHPNISEAMVKDKTHHIEATQSDTLVSADWGCLLNINGAFEYQGKPIKGRHLASFLLERTQENAQ; encoded by the coding sequence ATGCGAATCTATCCCTCAAAACCGAGCAAGGTCTACTTCTATGCCACCTGCCTAGTAGACGTATTTGACCCCAAAGCAGGCTTAGATGCCATGACCCTTTTAGAGCAACAAGGCATTGAAGTTGAGTTCGTCGAAAAACAGACCTGTTGCGGACAACCTGCCTATACATCGGGCTATGAATCAGAAGCTAAACAGGTTGCAAAAAGCCAGATGGATCTGTTTCCTGAAGAGTATCCGATTATTGTTCTGTCTGGTTCGTGTGGTGGCATGATGCATCACCATTATCGCCGCCTATTTAAGGGGGATAACAATCAAGCTCAAGTCGATAAGTTCTGCGACAGAGTGTTTGAACTTACCGAGTTTCTCGTTAATGTCTGTCGCGTCAAACTTGACGACAAAGGCCAACCAACAAGCGTTGTTATACACACCTCCTGCGCGGCAAGACGTGAAATGAACGTCCACGTCACGGCGACCGAACTACTGAGTCAGCTCTCCAATGTCGAGCTTCGTATGCAAGACTATGAAAGCGAGTGTTGTGGCTTTGGTGGTAGTTTCTCTGTACGCCACCCGAATATCTCCGAAGCGATGGTGAAAGACAAAACTCACCATATCGAAGCGACCCAATCCGATACGCTGGTGAGTGCTGACTGGGGATGCCTTCTCAACATCAATGGCGCGTTTGAATATCAAGGAAAGCCCATCAAAGGGCGTCATCTAGCCTCATTTCTTCTTGAGCGAACACAGGAGAATGCACAATGA
- a CDS encoding LutB/LldF family L-lactate oxidation iron-sulfur protein: protein MSQTPEQFHQLAKNALGDKQLRANFRGAMDYLRDKRKTAFSDEKEEKQIRDLAESIRQRCLSKLPELLEQLEFNCYKNGIQVHWAENPEQANAIIAAIADEHDAKQIIKGKSMVSEEIEMNHEMAKLGIECLESDMGEYIVQLDGDKPSHIIMPAIHKNKQEVSDTFEQHLDGFKPTTDVDSLIQTGRTRLRQKFFEADIGLSGVNLAVAETGTLCLVENEGNGRMSTTVPNVHIAITGIEKVVEFLSDVPPLYSALTRSATGQAITTYFNMITSPRKNGEKDGPQEVHLILLDNGRSQAYHDEELRKTLQCIRCGACMNHCPVYTKIGGHAYGTVYPGPIGKIISPHLLGIDKTKDLVTASSLCGACGEVCPVRIPIPDMLLRLRKEAKNKAEKETLALKGQNAASSGLETAAMKGFALAASNPNLYHTGTYMATKLQNLIPDKLGAWTQCRTSPKPAKKTLHQIMAERSKAKSDKQ from the coding sequence ATGAGCCAAACTCCTGAACAGTTCCACCAGCTAGCCAAAAATGCCTTAGGTGATAAACAGCTCAGAGCAAACTTTCGTGGTGCGATGGATTATCTGCGTGATAAGCGTAAAACAGCATTTAGTGACGAAAAGGAAGAGAAGCAGATAAGAGATCTTGCCGAATCCATCCGCCAACGCTGCCTAAGCAAGTTACCAGAACTTCTCGAACAGTTGGAATTCAATTGCTACAAAAATGGCATTCAAGTTCATTGGGCAGAAAACCCAGAACAAGCGAATGCCATCATTGCCGCTATTGCTGATGAGCACGATGCCAAACAAATCATCAAAGGCAAATCCATGGTGAGCGAAGAGATCGAGATGAACCATGAGATGGCGAAACTCGGTATTGAATGCTTAGAAAGTGATATGGGCGAATACATCGTTCAACTCGATGGCGACAAGCCCTCTCACATAATCATGCCAGCGATTCACAAAAATAAGCAGGAAGTAAGTGACACCTTTGAGCAACATCTCGATGGCTTCAAACCTACCACAGATGTAGATAGCCTGATTCAAACCGGCCGCACCCGTCTGAGACAAAAATTCTTCGAAGCCGATATTGGTTTATCCGGTGTCAACCTTGCCGTTGCAGAAACCGGCACGCTGTGTCTAGTTGAAAACGAGGGCAACGGCCGCATGTCGACAACGGTACCAAACGTGCACATTGCCATCACCGGTATCGAGAAAGTCGTTGAGTTTTTGTCTGATGTACCACCGCTTTACAGCGCGTTAACTCGCTCTGCGACTGGGCAAGCCATCACCACTTACTTCAACATGATCACCTCTCCTCGCAAAAACGGTGAGAAAGACGGCCCGCAAGAAGTGCATCTAATTTTGCTCGACAACGGACGTAGTCAAGCGTACCACGATGAAGAGCTTCGCAAGACTCTACAATGTATTCGCTGCGGCGCATGTATGAACCACTGCCCTGTCTACACCAAAATTGGCGGTCATGCTTATGGCACAGTTTACCCTGGCCCTATTGGCAAAATTATCTCGCCTCATTTACTGGGTATAGATAAAACCAAAGACCTTGTTACCGCTTCTAGCCTCTGCGGTGCATGTGGCGAGGTTTGCCCAGTACGAATTCCGATACCGGACATGCTGCTTCGCCTACGTAAAGAAGCCAAAAACAAAGCGGAAAAAGAAACACTAGCACTGAAAGGGCAAAACGCCGCCAGCAGTGGTCTTGAAACCGCGGCAATGAAAGGGTTCGCGCTCGCAGCAAGTAATCCAAACTTGTATCACACAGGCACTTACATGGCGACCAAGCTGCAAAATCTTATCCCGGATAAACTCGGCGCTTGGACACAATGTCGTACCAGCCCAAAACCGGCTAAGAAAACCTTACACCAGATCATGGCTGAACGCAGCAAAGCCAAAAGCGATAAGCAGTAG
- a CDS encoding LutC/YkgG family protein, with the protein MDTRLAKDTILGRLKQAKRTPKSAEELAFYPWGSHPDITIDDKAKRFVDMMSANHADVRTIQRSELTQALRDVMNSYGFNRVAIGTAGEFIRDFEAAAQDKQVTSFNQKIEAWKAELFSDIDVGITHTLGGIADTGALVLWPNEHEPRTLSLVPPSHIAVVKKSALYGHFLQVMQENNWDHYMPTNALLISGPSKTADIQQTLAYGAHDPSQLIVLLLEDE; encoded by the coding sequence ATGGACACTAGACTTGCCAAAGACACTATTCTTGGCCGACTCAAACAAGCTAAACGCACCCCAAAGTCAGCGGAAGAATTAGCGTTTTATCCTTGGGGTAGTCATCCAGATATCACTATTGATGACAAAGCGAAGCGCTTTGTCGACATGATGAGCGCCAATCATGCAGATGTTCGCACAATACAGCGCTCTGAACTTACCCAAGCCCTACGTGATGTGATGAACAGTTACGGCTTCAATCGCGTTGCCATAGGGACAGCAGGAGAATTCATCCGCGATTTCGAAGCTGCCGCTCAAGATAAACAAGTGACGTCATTCAACCAGAAAATCGAAGCCTGGAAAGCCGAGCTTTTTAGCGATATTGATGTCGGCATCACCCACACGCTAGGCGGTATTGCAGACACAGGCGCACTGGTACTGTGGCCAAACGAGCACGAGCCGCGTACCTTATCTCTAGTGCCACCAAGTCACATAGCAGTCGTCAAAAAGTCAGCGCTTTACGGACACTTTCTGCAAGTGATGCAAGAGAACAATTGGGATCATTACATGCCGACCAATGCGCTTTTAATCTCTGGCCCCTCGAAAACCGCGGACATTCAACAAACGCTCGCCTACGGCGCCCATGACCCGAGTCAGTTGATCGTACTGTTATTGGAAGACGAATAA